The DNA region AATTCCAGCCAGAGATGAAAGAACAATCAAAACAGTGGAAACACCTAGAGTGTCTGTCTCCCAAAAAAGTCAAGTCAGTGAGGTCCACAGGCATGGTGATAGCCTCCGTTTTCTCGGCAATGCAAAAGGAGTGCTGCTGATTGACTATCTGGAAAAGGGTTACACTATTACAGGGGCCACCTACGCTGATCTTGTGAGAGAGTTATGGGAGAAAATCAAGAAGATTCAGCGTGGGAAGCTGACAAGATGAGTACTCTTGCCCACAAGTCCACAGGGGTTATGGCTGCCATCCAGGAATGCTGATTTGAACTCGTCTAACACCTGTCCTATTCACCCGATTTCGCACCCTTAGTCTACTACCTCTTCCCCAAGACGAAGAGGGAGCTCAGTGGTCGCCATTTCGACAGTGATGATCACATCATCTCTGGTGTGAACTACTTTCTGGAGGTCCAAGACACTGATTTCTACAAAGAAGGGATCCACATGCTCCACAACCGTTGTAATGTGTGATATAGGAAGGGACTATGTTGAAAAGTAAACGACCTTACTATCATCACAACATCAGTGCTAGGTGATAGGTGGATCCTCCAGGCCTGGAAAAGCTTATCTCCTGGGCATGGATGAGTTTCAAACCAACCAAATCCAGGGCGATGGTGTTGAAGAAAGGGAAAGTGTTGGACAAGTTTCACTCCTTATTGGATAGTGTTGAAATCCCATCCGTCAACAAGAGACCAGTCAAGAGCCTTGACTGTAGCCTCAGGGATGCAACTGCAATCCAAGCAACCATCAAGGAGCTTGAAACTTGGCTCACTACAGTAGACAAGTCTGGCTTACTTAGTAGGTTCAAGGCTTGGATCTACCAACACGGTATCCTACCTCAAGTCCTCTGGCCTCTCCTGGTGTATGAGGTAACACTGTCAACAATCAAGACCAGAAAAGGTTCCCTGGAGCACAACCTCAGCAGCTGCCCAACAGCCCAGGGGGAGGGCTGTTACTGCTGGCGACATGACCAGGTGCTGAAGCTGGTTGCAGAGGCCATCTCCAAACCTCTAAAATCAGCCTCTAAAAAGTAGGTACTCCTGATAGAGCTGACAGTTCCCTGTGAGGACCACATAGAGGAGGCAAATCTGCAAGGTCTTCATCCTACTTGGCATCACCGAAGCTGCAAAGAGGAATGCCATCAAGTCCACCATGGAAGCTGCAGAGAGGGCCTTTGGATGGTTTGGGATCAGGAGGAGCAATCCGTGGGCCAATGCTGGTGGGATACAAGCCGGGGTCTTATCAGCCCTGGCTGGATCGCCTGAGCAAGGGTAAGATGTTGAAAGACCCAAAACACCCGATGACCTcaagaaacaaaactgatgaTGTGTTCTAGCGCATCTTAAGATAGTATCTTTCAATTGACTAAAGGTGAACTTGAGTTTTGAAAAACCCTTAATTACAACAGACAGTATACACATATGATGCAGAATATACTTGACATGGTGGGGCATCTATTTGACTGTTTTCGTGATATATCACTGTGGCCAGCATATACTCACCCCagcagatccagactctgctgTCCTCATCTTCATACTGAGTGTGTGAGTCTCATTCTTCAGCAAAGGAGCTTTGCGGCCCAGCTTCATGTAGAAGTAGGTGGTGTATGGAGTAAAGCTGAAATCCTCTCTGtggtaaatacacacaaacaaaaagaacagacaGGAAGAGTTACATACCTGTGTCAGACAGATTCTAAACTGTCCCACAATGTGTTCTTATCAACACCAAAGCTTTGTCTTTACATTGTCCTTGTCTTTGTCTGGACATTGGAGGACTGGGGGGTTACTTTCTCTCTGGTCacttattttaaatgtcagtatagCTGATCTCAGTATTAGAAGTAGGTTGGGGAAAAGGAACAAATATAGAGGAGAAAGGgataaaagacataaaagcaTCAGTAACAGGGCTGGGTGTTAAAAGCAAGTTGAGTTAAAAGCCACTTAAAAAAGTGAGTTTTGGGTGCTTTTTTAAAGCTGCGGATGTTGGCAAAGCATTTAGTGGCCATCAGGAAAGAGTTCCAGAGGGTGGGGGCAGCAATGGAGAAGGGAAAGAGTAACTATTATTTTGTATTCTGGTTCATTTTATGTATTGGTCTCAAAAATAAGTTTGTCTGCAGCAATAGCTTGGCTTTCCTGAGTGGAGATTTCTTAgcccctctttctccttctccttctcttggtcttgtgtgtatgtatgtgcgcatgtgttcttgtctctctctcactttctctaattacacacacacaaaaaaactagTTCTGCTGTGGGCTTATATGTGTTAAGACAAAGTCAATGACAAATGCATTATAAGCATTCACAAGTGAATTTCAGGAACCACTAGAGATGCAGTCCTGGCAGAAATAGACCTGGCACGTAAAGACAtaagagcagagaaaagagcaGTAGTCTTAAAGACCAtgtggtctctctctcacactcactctctctcacacaatgaccttggtcacttttggggacgTTACATAgatttgcattaatttcctggagacaTACCCTAATCTTATCCACTACTtccctaacccttaccctaaaaACCCGCTTTTTCCAAATTGAGGACACAGCTGTTGTGTCTAAATTTTGTCTAAATTACTGCAAAATGAAGGTAAAGACAGCAACAGTGAGACTTAGCTAAAGTGTTTGGAGTTAGGGTTATTCAGTtaacaaaacagctgaaaaataagataaaatttTGTCCATGACAACCACGCTAATTTAATAATTGTGTTCAATAATTGTGGGGATCTGGGCTTAACTGACagtcagaggaggagaatgGACTTAAATAAAGGACCTAAATAACGTCGGCCACACTGAAGCTGGTAGCCTGAATTTGAGggacagctgctgctgcaggggaaaagagagaagaccGGAGAAGAAACGACCAAACCCATACATAAAAATGTGGAGAACTAACACAGGTAACGGAGAGATAGTGAAAGCTGACATggactgtatgtgtttgtgacacacagtgggagagagaggccCCCTCTTTGTGTGACAGAGCGCTACATAACATTATCTCTGCTGGAGAGACAGTTTTAATAATATCACGAAGAAGAatgcagagagagtgagacgAATCATGAAATTTTTCACTCCTTCCCAGTATCGAAACTTGTTAGGAGCCCAGCTTTCCCAAACCCCTTACTTAATGTTGCCTAGCAATGCAAACATACAATCACgtaaaagaaaatacttaaCTTGTTGAGTATTATCCCTTGCATAACAACTGCATAGCTGACAACAATCGATATCCAACTGATGCTCCTTAAACTGATGCTGCTTAAACTAATGTCCcactaataaaaatgttatcccactaataaaaataaacagaatttgaAAGAATGAACAAAGTAAAAATCCtaacaaaatgaatacagaCAATAGAACATGATGTCACCTGAGGTATCCCTGCACCAGCAGCCGCACAATCACAGCTTCAGCCTGCAGCCGAGACAGTGTGGTGGTCTGAATCATCTTCCTGCGCTTGGCAGGGCCTTTTCCCATCCAGGCCTCCACCAGCTTCAGAGGAGTCAGCTTCTCATCCATGGACGCTGACAGCTCCACAATCTGCACCACCTGCCTGGCATGCTGGGTAATGTCCACAGTAGCGTAGTCTGGAGGAGTGGAGATTAGATGATCACTAAATTGGGTCACTAATGACGCCTTTTTAACGAGGAACAAAACTGATTGTGTAAGTCAAACATGCAAGCCTGATTCCTATTAAAACatgtcacataaacacaccGTTTGCATGTCGGCAAGTATCACACATCTGGTTGCATCCTTCACCGTCCCACACCTCATCAAAATGAACAGCCATGAGAGAGCGCCGACACCTTCACAGAGCAAACATGACATTCAAGACACATTCAAGTCATGCTTTGAAAGCCATCATCTATCACACTATGTGAAGTATTGAGAATGTGTGTATGGGGGGTGAGAGGAGTCATTAAAGTACCACACAGATGTAAGTTCTTCGGTGTACTTGCAGTACACGCGCATATGCACGACCACATGCATGTGGTAGCTCTGGTTCTTCCAACATATAATGGAAtgtaaatgaatatttcagatTAGGAGGTTGGTGATTTGTTTCCTACacaagatatttatttattaatttcaaatggctgtttgatTGTCTCTTctcaccactaccaccaccaccagcccccTGTGCATGTGCGCTACCTGTCAATATTCTGGCAGTAGTCGACCATCTGCAGCAACTTCTGTTGACCAACGTTCTCCATTACCACCATGGTGCTGATCCTGAAGATATCAGAGAAGCCAAAGTAGACAATGCAGTCTGCTGGACGGTCATCTCGACCTGGAAGATACAGGCAGAGGAATGTTAATGAGGTATATTTGCAAAAGTACTAGAGAGATGTAATGAAAACTGTGTCTACCTGCACGTCCGCTCTCTTGGTAGTAGTTCTCGATGGACTTGCTGATGGTGTGGTGGATGACAAACCTGACATCGGGCTTGTCGATGCCCATGCCAAACGCCACAGTGGCTACAACCACCTGGAGGACAACACAATCATGTACTGATATGTTCAAATATGATACCTACAGCCGCAGTATCTATTTTTACCCTTAAGTTTTTTAATACAAGATTGCTGCACATCTTATCTTCCTTTGGTTTTTGGCTGAGTTTTCAGCTCCATTTTGTAGTTACTGGATGCCGTTTACATGATAATCAAGTAGTTGATCAAAAGTAATTAATCAGTTTGTGCATttactgcaaaaataatttcagaaattaAGAaggacaacatgaaaaaaattctaCATTCATTTGGTGGTATTCAACTGCAGATGGTTATGGATTATTGtgatgacaaataaaatcaaacattattatttttaaacatgtccAGAGTAAATTCAAAAGTAATTTCAATTTAGGAGACATCATCTGCTCCTGAAGGTATATTTGACCTGCTGTATTCATATTTGATACACATCCCAGACAACAACAGATTTCTTGCAGTTCGGAAAGCCATTCTCAAACGGCTGGTTCGTCATGATCGGGAGagtcctgtgtttttaaaggggATGAAAGTACACCCACCTataatttatgaaaatgttttttttcccccgatcCCATCAGCGCCTTGCTACAAAAAATACCAAAGCGTCCTTGGCCCATCATCTTCCTCCATTATGATCATCCCAATCAACGTAAACCAAAGGACAAAGTAAATCTTGGCCAAATGCTTCTAGAAACACCACCAAAAAATACCATGTGTGTCACACCCTAATACCCTGATTTTGTTGGAGGTCCACTTGCGGTGAATCCGGGACTTATCATCAGGGTCCATGTTAGCATGGTAGGGATAGGCCAGAATGTCCCTCTTCTGGAGTTCAGATGACACAGACTCTGCATCCTTCTGTGAGAACACATACACAATCCCTGTGgcaaacaaaccacacacacacatcaggaaATACGCAGTGTGAATATACACAGTTCAAATAATCTAAATCAGTCAAGTCTAAAAATCACTTCGTAGATTTGAGCACATCAGCCTTTAAGAAATGCCTTAtaattgcttttaattttgtgattCAATAGTACTGTATGCTGCAGTACCTGACTGGTCCTTGTATCTGTTCTTGATCAGAGAGGCGATGTTACTTATTGATGCATCATTGTCAGAGTCTTTAATACgaacctgaggaaaaaaaaaaaaaaaacaggcagttAGTGTCACTGTTATATTTTCTATAGGAGGTCGGAAACTGAGTTGTTAAATTTGTTAAGTCTGACAGGTGTTAGTAAGTATCAAAAGACGTAGTGTTTTGAGATAACTCTATAGTAAATTTCTCTGATTCGATTTTGGACTTGTCAAGAAAGTTGCAAGCTGGTTTTGATAGTGAACTCGAATGAAGTGAAGACAATGGCTGGCAGAAAGTTTCATAATCGAACTTGAGTTCATGCAAATGGTAGTAATGGGCTTAACATGCAAAAACGCCTTTTAGGTCCTTTAGGTGCCCCTGAGCAGGTGGAAGTATGTCCAAAGACacatttggtgtgtgtttaACTAATGCCGGTGGCTGAAACGTGCATGTGAGTGAGTGTAGTTGCCATGGTTATCACCTCATAGTAGAGATTGGTTCGGTTGAAGGAGGCGGTGAGTGTGATTGGCTGTGGCACACACAGGATCTTCTCGCAGTCCTTGAGGACGCTGCTGGTTGCTGTGGCTGTGAGGCCGAGCAGTGGCACTTTGGGGAACTGCCTCTTCAGGATGCCCAGCATCTTATAATctatacattaaaaacacacaaaccttttTCATCTCTGAACCTAAAACTCATATTTGATCTGAAGAGGATACATCCTGGTATTGAGGACCTCTCACCTGGTCTGAAGTCATGTCCCCACTGGCTGCAGCAGTGCACCTCGTCTACAGCGATGCGACTCAGCAGGTTTGCGTTGTAGGCTTTCTCCAGACGAGACATTAGCAGCTTGCTCTTGGCAATCTTCTCTGGAGTCACATACACCAGCTTGAAAGGGGCCTTCAGATCTGTCATTCCAGCCATGACTGTCTTAGCGTGCTcctaaaaaaataagaatttttatcttttcacttttctcatGTGAAAGCAGACATTTCACACCAAAACATTATTGTCATCCATAttattgtaaagaaaaatagTGTCTTCTAACACCTATTtgacatacaaaaacaaattactaTGTATGGTTACAGCAGTAGAAAGCTCTGTTCTGTTGTCCTCAATTTGCACTTATGTTttattacagtaaatacaatcaacataattcagtttttgtcaGATGACTCTACAACATTGGTGGATTAAAGTGATCCAGGATCCTTCGGATAAACTTTTTGTTAGGCCCCACTAGTAAGCCATACTACACTAGCCTGTAATATAAATGCACCAATGCCTTATTATACAGGTTCGTACTCACAATTCATATCAAGAATATACAAGGGGTGATTGATAAGTTCGTGGCCTATAATAGAAGGAAATGAATTATACAGCTCTCGATACATGCACCTGTAGTTCAACAATTTGAAAGTTAATAACTTTCGTGGTATTTCTTTTTCCGGTAACCAAAAATTGTAAGTCAGcactgtctgaaaaaataaacaccattCTTCGTGCAGTGATATGCTGCCTCAGTCTCATGGGCTTATCACCCAAGGGGTCCATGAGGACATGGTGGCAACACTAGGGAAGGATGCCCCTTCTTACAGCATGGTGAAGAAGTGGGCTGCTGGATTCACACATGGCAGAGAGAACTTGGAAGATGTGTTAATGTAGGAGGGGACTatgttgtaaaataaacatttaggATCAGAGATTGACTCCTTCTACCTTAGGCCACAAATTTATCATTCACCCTCATGTCTCGGTATTTTTAGGCTTAATGGTATACACGATATCTCAGTATTACAAGCACTTTTGTTAAAACAGActgtttccttccctgtttgaaaatatacaactgcaaaaacatgtaaatgaaaatataataaaataaatatcttatattaaatataaatagcCCTATGAGGATGCTCATTCACTTGTTTTCAATAACAATAACAGACTgattaaaatacagcacatttacAATCATCTTCAGCAGTGTGTGTACCAGTGCCGTGTGTCCCTCCATGTTGCAGGAGAACTTGTGAGCGATTGGGGCCAGGTTTGCGGGCAAAAGCAGAGGGCGAGTGGGGGCAGGGTTGCGtggagagtgtgagagaggagagacacaaacactggCACGGCTTTAGGGAAGAACCAGGTTACGTAACGCAAAATCAAACTATGATTGATATAAACAGTATTGTCTCATCCTATATCTCGTTTGAAAATATATCGATATGCCTTAAAAAGTCGATATACCACCCAGCCCAACAGagtgtatatgtaaatgtagaaaaatatattttttaattttctattaggctttttttttttttttttttttaaatccacaccATGCATCAGTTTCCAATTAACAATaagcaacaaattaaaatcagcaGAATTTGGAGACAAGATCCACAGCCTGATATCAGCACAGAGatgatcacatttttaaaaaaagccagagTGGTGCCAAAAAACAGTATGACACGTGAGGACTTCATTGCAAAGCTTCCTAAAATCAAAGTGATGTTTGAAACAACAAGTCCATCAGCTATTAAGATTGTCTCAGGAATCCTGCACAGCTGCGTGACCCATGGGCAGCAAGACATCTCCCGTATCCAAGTGGTTCTCAAGATTAGCATTTCAGCAATCAGCTATTACGACACACTTTACACAGAATGTTAGAAAAGATCGAATGGTAAAGTAGGTGATTGCTAGAGAAGgaagcagatttttttattattgtttgctAGAAACAGTAACTGTAGAAGTATGTTGCTACAGAGTGAAAGCTGCAAGCATGCAAACTGTGCAGGTCTGAAGGATAAATGAATGTTAATTTCTCAAATTATTAAACTCATAATCCCTGTAAATAAAAGTTAGATTCTTTACAGgttcagttcacccaaattaaaaaatatttcctctctctctcttacctcGGGATGTATCTAGCcagattgttttggttttacttggCCAATTCTGAGGtatctgtctttctgcctccaCATGaatacagtggaggtgaatggaatttagtCTGGTGTTCAcagctttgaaaatgtaaagatagaactgaaataattgttttttttgtttgtttgttgttttttttttaaatggccaCCTGGGAGCAGAGGAATCAAGCTGTAAgcacaacataaacacatcatcaccttttaagttgatgtaGCAAAATTGTTaccaaacagctgcttatttatACATGCAGTAGTTACAAAGCAACATCAGCTTTGATTCATGTCGTGTTTGTGCtcacctgatgaatttaagtccaatattcgcTGTCTTTTAGCTCTTTAACAGCTAGATGTtacactatgttcaccatcagTCGCTAACtgcgtctgtctgctgtttgatgccgAGTAAGTGCAGTGTATGGTTGTGTCATCAgaggtttttcactgaaaaccgCTGCCTGCTATGGCCGCAAACGGGTGAGAGTGgtaagactgaaccaaaacagcaaagctgtgggacagctaaacaatgagctgataCACACTGACACTGTGTTGTGTGGACTGAAAAGTTTGTTTAGTTTGTCACTGAGCAGCATAAGAAGAAATCAACAGACTGAAAGGTGAGCTGAAGTGAGCCCATCATTACCTTGCTACTGGACGCATTCAGCATGACTGCGGACACATCGATTGACTTCAGGTACATGATCTGGTCCTCCATCAGGGACACCAAGGGAGTTACAACCAGTGTAaaacctgacaaacacacacatacacacagatgtacaTGTGGTTACAGTAGGACAGATCAGTTAATGAGTGTGTATGTACTCAtagaacaaaacagaattatCTTATGAACAATAAAAGTAAGTGTATGAGCATGAGCAATGTCAGGACAGGGGCTTAGCGTGTGTGTCTCTCAGTGTACCCTTGGAGCAGACTGCAGGCAGCTGGTAACAGAggctttttcctcttcctgtagGCATAACCAAGAAGAGATCTTTGCCCGACAGGGTCAGATTTATGGCTCTCAGCTGCAGTGGTCTGAACTTGGAGAGATGGAACGAGTCCTTCAGGTGTTGCTCCACTTCTTTGGACCATGGAAAATCTACCAAACATGAAGAGATTAAGAGAAGACAACACACAAACCTATTGACTCTAATTGTGTAGCCATGTGTGTACAGTACCTGTGCCATCATAGCGTTGCATCTCCTGCTTGCTCATTACAGGAGCAGCTCCAGATGACTTTAAGGAAGATGAGCATGAGGATGATGACTGTGCAGCGTCACAGGCCTCCTCCAACCGCTGCAGCAGTGTATTCTTACGAGAAGTCAGCTCAGCCTGCTTCTGCAGGAGTTCCGTGATCTGCAGCTCCACCAACTCCAACTCAGCCTCCACTGAGTCCAGCTCTGCTTGCGCATCTGAAGAGGAGCAAACACACCAGGAATACTGTCAGCAGGCTTAACTGAGCTAGTTATCTGCTCTGTCCTATAGGGTCTCATAAGTGACATAGACACCCTCTTGTAGATACAGACCTACCTCCAACTGCTAAAATTTTTTTAGTTACATTCGCCAGTAGTGCCCTGTGAGTCTGAGGTCGAGCTTttcctccacaggcacacctctctatgcatctcattcaattgaccaccTAGCAGTtgacatagacgtgaatgagcttccaactttctttctgagtgatcattttacacgAAAATATAGCCAAATTCACAGCAAAGCCagtgtctttaacttatgtatgtggtgattttgtcagaagaTGCCCCGATTATAAAATCTGAATATTCCAAGCGGTTGGTGGTTAATATGTAGTTTTTAACGGGACacgtttcagtcattatttcatccTTGTTGggttgtctgacaacaaaaacagaaaaatatataaatgagaacggctttattgggaattcggcttgattaaatcactgtat from Xiphias gladius isolate SHS-SW01 ecotype Sanya breed wild chromosome 2, ASM1685928v1, whole genome shotgun sequence includes:
- the recql gene encoding ATP-dependent DNA helicase Q1 isoform X2 produces the protein MDGSGRNNDAQAELDSVEAELELVELQITELLQKQAELTSRKNTLLQRLEEACDAAQSSSSCSSSLKSSGAAPVMSKQEMQRYDGTGFTLVVTPLVSLMEDQIMYLKSIDVSAVMLNASSSKEHAKTVMAGMTDLKAPFKLVYVTPEKIAKSKLLMSRLEKAYNANLLSRIAVDEVHCCSQWGHDFRPDYKMLGILKRQFPKVPLLGLTATATSSVLKDCEKILCVPQPITLTASFNRTNLYYEVRIKDSDNDASISNIASLIKNRYKDQSGIVYVFSQKDAESVSSELQKRDILAYPYHANMDPDDKSRIHRKWTSNKIRVVVATVAFGMGIDKPDVRFVIHHTISKSIENYYQESGRAGRDDRPADCIVYFGFSDIFRISTMVVMENVGQQKLLQMVDYCQNIDRCRRSLMAVHFDEVWDGEGCNQMCDTCRHANDYATVDITQHARQVVQIVELSASMDEKLTPLKLVEAWMGKGPAKRRKMIQTTTLSRLQAEAVIVRLLVQGYLREDFSFTPYTTYFYMKLGRKAPLLKNETHTLSMKMRTAESGSAGVKAASGQGKAKEGKRSVQSAGDAPVSKKIKKDLP
- the recql gene encoding ATP-dependent DNA helicase Q1 isoform X3; this encodes MDGSGRNNDAQAELDSVEAELELVELQITELLQKQAELTSRKNTLLQRLEEACDAAQSSSSCSSSLKSSGAAPVMSKQEMQRYDGTDFPWSKEVEQHLKDSFHLSKFRPLQLRAINLTLSGKDLFLVMPTGRGKSLCYQLPAVCSKGFTLVVTPLVSLMEDQIMYLKSIDVSAVMLNASSSKEHAKTVMAGMTDLKAPFKLVYVTPEKIAKSKLLMSRLEKAYNANLLSRIAVDEVHCCSQWGHDFRPDYKMLGILKRQFPKVPLLGLTATATSSVLKDCEKILCVPQPITLTASFNRTNLYYEVRIKDSDNDASISNIASLIKNRYKDQSGIVYVFSQKDAESVSSELQKRDILAYPYHANMDPDDKSRIHRKWTSNKIRVVVATVAFGMGIDKPDVRFVIHHTISKSIENYYQESGRAGRDDRPADCIVYFGFSDIFRISTMVVMENVGQQKLLQMVDYCQNIDRCRRSLMAVHFDEVWDGEGCNQMCDTCRHANDYATVDITQHARQVVQIVELSASMDEKLTPLKLVEAWMGKGPAKRRKMIQTTTLSRLQAEAVIVRLLVQGYLREDFSFTPYTTYFYMKLGRKAPLLKNETHTLSMKMRTAESGSAGDTSAVKANEKEVDINFDPTAMDNSCPPNPRHKLCKDQRNLSRKQDLKPVNQTDKWTEEAKKQLPDRHGEEEEDKRGSIKTQHVVEVDVEINIIDNVGVSDSQKTPSHPVNPCSKRTSTTLQRVRRKPRAKVADVDVPYLTQVGDTLPNTVPSSPSQASVISETAAEELCELRNYYSKQLRRINYISHEYLGQPAEPGVLACIREPLRSLRLPRRLTIAQTARSLWTRVSSRRKLVQR
- the recql gene encoding ATP-dependent DNA helicase Q1 isoform X1, whose translation is MDGSGRNNDAQAELDSVEAELELVELQITELLQKQAELTSRKNTLLQRLEEACDAAQSSSSCSSSLKSSGAAPVMSKQEMQRYDGTDFPWSKEVEQHLKDSFHLSKFRPLQLRAINLTLSGKDLFLVMPTGRGKSLCYQLPAVCSKGFTLVVTPLVSLMEDQIMYLKSIDVSAVMLNASSSKEHAKTVMAGMTDLKAPFKLVYVTPEKIAKSKLLMSRLEKAYNANLLSRIAVDEVHCCSQWGHDFRPDYKMLGILKRQFPKVPLLGLTATATSSVLKDCEKILCVPQPITLTASFNRTNLYYEVRIKDSDNDASISNIASLIKNRYKDQSGIVYVFSQKDAESVSSELQKRDILAYPYHANMDPDDKSRIHRKWTSNKIRVVVATVAFGMGIDKPDVRFVIHHTISKSIENYYQESGRAGRDDRPADCIVYFGFSDIFRISTMVVMENVGQQKLLQMVDYCQNIDRCRRSLMAVHFDEVWDGEGCNQMCDTCRHANDYATVDITQHARQVVQIVELSASMDEKLTPLKLVEAWMGKGPAKRRKMIQTTTLSRLQAEAVIVRLLVQGYLREDFSFTPYTTYFYMKLGRKAPLLKNETHTLSMKMRTAESGSAGVKAASGQGKAKEGKRSVQSAGDAPVSKKIKKDLP